From Strix uralensis isolate ZFMK-TIS-50842 chromosome 1, bStrUra1, whole genome shotgun sequence, a single genomic window includes:
- the WNT3A gene encoding protein Wnt-3a, with product MASFGYFLFLCGLSQALSSYPIWWSLAIGHQYSSLGTQPILCGSIPGLVPKQLRFCRNYVEIMPSVAEGVKIGIQECQHQFRGRRWNCTTVNDSLAIFGPVLDKATRESAFVHAIASAGVAFAVTRSCAEGSATICGCDTRHKGSPGEGWKWGGCSEDVEFGSMVSREFADARENRPDARSAMNRHNNEAGRTSIIELMHLKCKCHGLSGSCEVKTCWWSQPDFRVIGDYLKDKYDSASEMVVEKHRESRGWVETLRPKYNFFKAPTEKDLVYYENSPNFCEPNPETGSFGTRDRICNVTSHGIDGCDLLCCGRGHNTRTEKRKEKCHCIFHWCCYVRCQECIRVYDVHTCK from the exons gtccTTAGCAATTGGTCACCAGTATTCCTCCTTGGGGACTCAGCCCATCCTCTGTGGGAGCATCCCAGGGCTGGTACCCAAGCAGCTACGCTTCTGTCGGAACTATGTGGAGATCATGCCCAGCGTAGCAGAAGGGGTAAAGATTGGAATCCAGGAATGCCAACACCAATTTCGAGGGAGGAGGTGGAACTGCACGACTGTCAACGACAGCTTAGCCATCTTTGGGCCTGTGCTAGATAAAG CTACCAGGGAATCAGCCTTTGTCCATGCCATTGCCTCTGCTGGAGTGGCTTTCGCAGTGACCAGATCCTGTGCCGAGGGCTCGGCCACCATCTGCGGCTGTGACACCCGTCACAAAGGCTCTCCCGGGGAAGGCTGGAAATGGGGGGGCTGCAGCGAGGACGTGGAGTTTGGGAGCATGGTGTCTCGGGAGTTTGCGGATGCCCGAGAGAACAGACCAGATGCTCGGTCTGCCATGAACAGGCACAACAACGAAGCTGGAAGGACC TCTATTATTGAACTCATGCATCTTAAGTGCAAATGTCATGGCCTCTCAGGCAGCTGCGAAGTGAAGACCTGCTGGTGGTCTCAGCCAGACTTCAGGGTCATCGGTGACTACCTCAAGGACAAGTATGACAGCGCTTCTGAGATGGTGGTGGAAAAACATCGAGAATCCCGTGGCTGGGTTGAGACCCTAAGGCCCAAATACAACTTCTTCAAAGCCCCAACTGAGAAGGACCTAGTTTACTATGAGAACTCACCAAACTTTTGTGAGCCCAACCCTGAGACAGGTTCCTTTGGGACACGTGACAGGATCTGTAATGTCACTTCCCATGGGATTGATGGTTGCGACCTTTTGTGCTGCGGCCGTGGGCACAACACAAGGACTGAGAAACGGAAAGAGAAGTGCCACTGTATCTTCCACTGGTGCTGCTACGTCCGCTGCCAGGAGTGCATACGAGTCTACGATGTCCACACGTGCAAATAA